The following proteins are encoded in a genomic region of Musa acuminata AAA Group cultivar baxijiao chromosome BXJ2-11, Cavendish_Baxijiao_AAA, whole genome shotgun sequence:
- the LOC135626381 gene encoding universal stress protein PHOS32-like produces MAADRRVGVAMDFSPCCKAALRWAVENVVRDGDHLVVVNVQKEGCYEEGEMQLWETTGSPFIPLIEFSDPGIAKKYGVKPDAETLDILNTVARQKEIVVLMKIYWGDAREKICEAIDTIPLSCLIIGNRGHGGIKRLLLGSVSNHVVNNGTCPVTVVKGVDH; encoded by the exons ATGGCGGCGGATCGTAGGGTCGGGGTGGCGATGGACTTCTCGCCGTGCTGCAAGGCGGCGCTCCGGTGGGCGGTGGAGAACGTGGTGAGGGACGGCGACCACCTCGTCGTGGTCAACGTCCAGAAGGAGGGCTGCTATGAAGAGGGCGAGATGCAGCTCTGGGAGACCACCGGATCTC CATTTATCCCACTGATAGAATTCTCTGACCCTGGAATTGCAAAGAAATACGGGGTGAAGCCTGATGCTGAAACTCTGGACATTCTCAATACTGTAGCCAGGCAAAAGGAG ATTGTTGTTCTGATGAAGATCTACTGGGGAGATGCACGCGAAAAGATATGTGAAGCAATTGATACCATTCCTCTGAGCTGTTTGATCATTGGGAATAGAGGGCATGGGGGGATTAAGAG GCTGCTGTTGGGTAGTGTGAGTAACCATGTGGTGAACAATGGTACCTGCCCAGTCACAGTTGTCAAGGGTGTTGATCATTAA